From a region of the Azospirillum formosense genome:
- a CDS encoding Crp/Fnr family transcriptional regulator, with amino-acid sequence MPADAGPSRLDGITLLSPLTAEERTAVARLCRWRRFHVNEQIIDHQGDTRDVALVVDGRVRVLSHSPAGREISFDDIEAGGFLGEMAAIDGLPRSASAVAVEEGTLIAFLAPRPFQDLVSGHPELAMAVMRRLCRVVRIATDRVMELSTLGANNRVHAELLRLAKRGQVDGRTAVITPIPVHADIASRVSTARETVARVLSDLARDGLVERRADALVVRDLGRLEALVEDVRAGV; translated from the coding sequence GTGCCCGCCGACGCTGGACCGTCCCGGCTGGATGGGATCACCCTGTTGAGCCCGCTGACCGCGGAGGAGCGCACCGCCGTCGCGCGGCTGTGCCGCTGGCGCCGCTTCCACGTGAACGAGCAGATCATCGATCATCAGGGGGACACGCGGGACGTGGCTCTGGTGGTCGACGGTCGCGTGCGGGTGCTGAGCCATTCACCCGCGGGCCGCGAGATCAGCTTCGACGACATCGAGGCCGGCGGCTTTCTGGGCGAGATGGCGGCCATCGACGGGCTTCCCCGCTCGGCCTCCGCGGTGGCGGTGGAGGAGGGGACGCTGATCGCCTTCCTGGCGCCCCGGCCATTTCAGGACCTGGTGTCCGGCCATCCGGAACTCGCCATGGCGGTGATGAGGCGGCTGTGCCGGGTCGTCCGCATCGCCACCGACCGGGTGATGGAACTGTCGACGCTGGGCGCCAACAACCGCGTCCACGCCGAATTGTTGCGGCTCGCCAAGCGGGGGCAGGTTGACGGGCGGACGGCGGTGATCACGCCGATCCCCGTCCATGCCGACATCGCCAGTCGGGTCAGCACCGCCCGCGAGACGGTCGCCCGCGTGCTGAGCGACCTCGCCCGCGATGGGCTGGTGGAGCGGCGGGCCGACGCGCTGGTCGTCCGCGACCTGGGGCGGCTGGAAGCGCTGGTGGAGGATGTCCGGGCCGGCGTCTGA
- a CDS encoding isoprenylcysteine carboxylmethyltransferase family protein encodes METLPLGWPHIILLLVAAQRLGELAVAQRNTRRLLAEGAQEVGAAHYPLFVGLHAGWLALLFAVVPADAPINGWLLALFVLLQAGRVWVIATLGRFWTTRIITLPGAPLVRRGPFRWVRHPNYLVVAGELAVLPLVFGAWWIAVLATLLNVPLTLHRIRVEDGALSGRRTLRSAGSTAS; translated from the coding sequence ATGGAGACGCTGCCGTTGGGCTGGCCCCACATCATCCTGCTGCTGGTCGCGGCCCAGCGTCTGGGCGAACTCGCCGTCGCCCAGCGCAACACGCGCCGCTTGCTGGCCGAGGGCGCGCAGGAGGTCGGGGCCGCCCATTACCCGCTGTTCGTCGGGCTGCACGCCGGCTGGCTGGCCCTGCTGTTCGCCGTCGTGCCGGCGGACGCGCCGATCAACGGCTGGCTGCTCGCTTTGTTCGTCCTGCTGCAGGCGGGGCGGGTCTGGGTGATCGCCACGCTGGGGCGGTTCTGGACCACCCGCATCATCACCCTGCCCGGCGCGCCGCTGGTGCGGCGCGGGCCGTTCCGCTGGGTCCGCCACCCCAATTATCTGGTCGTGGCGGGGGAACTGGCGGTTCTGCCCCTGGTTTTCGGGGCGTGGTGGATCGCGGTGCTGGCCACTCTGCTGAATGTGCCGCTGACCCTGCACCGCATCCGTGTCGAGGATGGCGCGCTGTCCGGACGGCGCACGCTCAGGTCAGCAGGAAGCACAGCATCGTGA
- a CDS encoding type III polyketide synthase, whose protein sequence is MNHTPRILSLATALPPHCLSQDEALGVARAVFGPRMRDFERLVPVFANTGIETRHAVMPVGWYMEPRGWPERTAAFREGALTLLEEAAGQALVRAGLGPQDVDAIVCASTTGIATPSLEALLLERMGFRPDTVRLPLFGLGCAGGVLGLTRAGQIAQAMAGRTVLFLVVELCTLAFRSAEATPTNVVASALFADGAAAAVLRADGEADAEGEGPRLVDGAEHTWPGTQDVMGWRVEDDGLGVIFSQSIPALIRDRLEPVLDGFLERRRMARGDLAGLIVHPGGAKVLHALEEVCAPVSAGLDDAWAVLRRCGNMSAASVMFVLERRIASGARGPHLMSALGPGFTAALAQIDL, encoded by the coding sequence ATGAACCATACCCCCCGCATCCTCTCGCTCGCCACGGCCCTGCCGCCCCATTGCCTCAGCCAGGACGAGGCGCTCGGCGTCGCGCGGGCGGTCTTCGGGCCGCGGATGCGCGACTTCGAACGGCTGGTGCCGGTCTTCGCCAACACCGGCATCGAAACGCGCCACGCCGTCATGCCGGTCGGCTGGTACATGGAGCCGCGTGGCTGGCCGGAGCGCACCGCCGCCTTCCGCGAGGGGGCACTGACCTTGCTGGAAGAGGCGGCGGGGCAGGCGCTGGTCCGCGCCGGTCTGGGGCCGCAGGACGTGGACGCCATCGTCTGCGCCTCGACCACCGGCATCGCCACGCCCAGCCTGGAGGCTTTGCTTCTGGAACGCATGGGCTTCCGCCCGGACACGGTGCGGCTGCCGCTGTTCGGGCTGGGCTGCGCCGGCGGCGTGCTGGGGCTGACCCGCGCCGGGCAGATCGCCCAGGCGATGGCGGGGCGGACGGTTCTGTTCCTGGTGGTGGAGCTTTGCACGCTGGCCTTCCGCTCGGCGGAGGCGACGCCGACCAACGTCGTCGCCAGCGCCCTGTTCGCAGACGGCGCCGCCGCGGCCGTGCTGCGCGCCGATGGGGAGGCCGATGCGGAGGGGGAGGGGCCGCGCCTCGTGGACGGGGCGGAGCACACCTGGCCCGGCACGCAGGACGTGATGGGCTGGCGGGTCGAGGATGACGGGCTTGGTGTGATTTTCAGCCAGAGCATCCCGGCGCTGATTCGCGATCGGCTGGAGCCGGTGTTGGACGGCTTCCTCGAGCGGCGGCGGATGGCCCGCGGCGACCTCGCCGGGCTGATCGTCCACCCCGGCGGCGCCAAGGTCCTGCACGCGCTGGAGGAGGTCTGCGCCCCGGTGTCCGCCGGGCTGGACGACGCCTGGGCGGTGCTGCGCCGCTGCGGCAACATGTCGGCGGCCAGCGTGATGTTCGTTCTGGAGCGGCGAATCGCGTCCGGCGCCCGCGGCCCCCATCTGATGAGCGCGCTCGGCCCCGGCTTTACCGCCGCGCTGGCCCAGATCGACCTCTAG
- a CDS encoding DUF502 domain-containing protein translates to MDRNEQNGQSAADESTSHRPAGIGLTGRLRAYFLAGVLVTAPIAVTVYLGWWLLAFIDGHVRPLIPSAYNPENYLPFSIPGIGVLTLIIVLTLIGAFAAGYVGRLVVRIGEGVVERMPVVRSVYGAVKQIVETVLAKKSKAFREVVLVEFPRHGMWSLGFITGGAHPEIQKISEEEMVHVFIPCAPPTAGYLAILPRREVTVLDMTVEDGLKLVMSGGIVTPPDRKPPPQLHKLDRERKSA, encoded by the coding sequence GTGGATCGGAACGAGCAGAACGGCCAGAGCGCGGCGGACGAGAGCACGTCCCACCGGCCCGCCGGCATCGGGCTGACGGGGCGGCTGCGCGCCTATTTCCTGGCGGGCGTTCTGGTGACGGCGCCGATCGCGGTCACGGTCTATCTCGGCTGGTGGCTGCTAGCCTTCATCGACGGGCATGTGCGCCCGCTGATCCCCTCCGCCTACAACCCCGAAAACTACCTGCCCTTCTCCATTCCCGGCATCGGGGTTCTGACCCTGATCATCGTGCTGACCCTGATCGGCGCCTTCGCCGCCGGCTATGTCGGGCGGCTGGTGGTGCGCATCGGCGAGGGGGTGGTGGAGCGCATGCCGGTCGTCCGCTCCGTCTACGGGGCGGTGAAGCAGATCGTCGAGACGGTTCTCGCCAAGAAGTCCAAGGCCTTCCGCGAGGTGGTCCTGGTGGAGTTCCCGCGCCACGGCATGTGGTCGCTGGGCTTCATCACCGGCGGCGCCCACCCGGAGATTCAGAAGATCTCCGAGGAGGAGATGGTGCACGTCTTCATCCCCTGCGCCCCGCCGACCGCCGGCTATCTGGCGATCCTGCCGCGGCGCGAGGTGACCGTTCTGGACATGACGGTGGAGGACGGGCTGAAGCTGGTGATGTCCGGCGGCATCGTCACCCCGCCTGACCGCAAGCCCCCGCCGCAGCTTCACAAGCTGGATCGGGAGCGCAAAAGTGCCTGA
- a CDS encoding Crp/Fnr family transcriptional regulator: MSLTDEEKSFLNELERNVTRHGSRSDLLQQGERYGCVRVMRKGWAIRHKALPDGRRQVVNFVLPGDIIGFYCNLFETADHGVTTLTPAEVANFQPERIIELFKLFPRLAAALAWSGAKEEAIIAERLLSVGRRTALERTAHLIVELLRRLSIVGLVEEGRFTLPVTQEILADALGLSIVHINRTLRRLRDIGLIDLAGQQITVHDVKQLASVGQFDELYLHLIQAPKQLEHALDAKSDRKRAGD, from the coding sequence ATGAGCTTGACAGATGAGGAGAAGAGTTTCCTCAACGAGTTGGAGCGCAATGTTACGCGGCACGGTTCGCGATCCGATCTTCTCCAGCAAGGCGAACGCTACGGTTGCGTGCGCGTGATGCGCAAAGGTTGGGCGATCCGTCACAAGGCGCTTCCCGACGGACGGCGGCAGGTCGTCAATTTTGTACTGCCTGGGGACATCATCGGCTTTTACTGCAACCTGTTCGAAACGGCGGACCACGGCGTCACGACGCTGACCCCGGCGGAGGTCGCCAATTTCCAGCCCGAACGCATCATTGAACTGTTCAAGCTCTTTCCACGTCTCGCCGCAGCCCTCGCCTGGTCGGGCGCCAAGGAGGAGGCGATCATCGCCGAACGCCTGCTCAGCGTCGGGCGCCGCACCGCGCTGGAGCGCACGGCCCACCTGATCGTGGAACTGCTGCGGCGCCTGAGCATCGTCGGGCTGGTCGAGGAGGGACGCTTCACCCTGCCCGTCACCCAGGAGATCCTCGCCGACGCGCTGGGTCTGAGCATCGTTCACATCAACCGGACGCTCCGCCGGCTGCGCGACATCGGGCTGATCGATCTGGCGGGCCAGCAGATCACCGTCCATGACGTGAAGCAGCTCGCCTCCGTCGGCCAGTTCGACGAGCTGTACCTGCACCTGATTCAGGCACCCAAGCAGTTGGAGCACGCGTTGGACGCCAAGTCCGACCGCAAGCGCGCCGGCGATTGA
- the typA gene encoding translational GTPase TypA, giving the protein MNLRNVAIIAHVDHGKTTLVDQLLKQAGSFRENQQVAERAMDSNDLERERGITILAKCTSVLWNDLRINIVDTPGHADFGGEVERILSMVDGVVLLCDAAEGPLPQTKFVLGKALKLGLRPIVVINKVDRPDGRPHEVHDEVFDLFASLDASNEQLDFPTLFASGRNGWATTDLENGARETLTPLFELIRDHVPPPKVEEDLPFAMLATTLEANPYLGRILTGRIQTGTVKVNMAIKSLSRDGKLIENARVSKVLAFRGLERVPVDEAHAGDIVALAGLTTTTVADTICAPDVAEPLAAQPIDPPTLAMTFSVNDSPLAGREGDKVTSRMIRDRLMREAEGNVALRVSDTEGGDAFEVAGRGELQLGILIETMRREGYELAISRPRVLFKTDPLNGQRLEPIEEVVVDVDEEFSGTVVQKMAERKADLIEMRPSGGNKTRIVFHAPSRGLIGYQGEFLTDTRGTGIMNRLFHGYAPYKGTIAGRRTGVLISNADGTAVAYALWNLEDRGPMLIDPGVPVYQGMIIGEHTRGNDLEVNVIKGKQLTNIRTTSKDEAVRLTPPIQMTLERALSYIGDDELVEVTPKSIRLRKRYLDPNERKRHARAAEAS; this is encoded by the coding sequence ATGAATCTTCGTAACGTCGCCATCATCGCGCACGTCGACCACGGCAAGACGACCCTGGTTGATCAGCTCCTCAAGCAGGCCGGTTCGTTCCGTGAGAACCAGCAGGTCGCCGAACGCGCCATGGACTCCAACGACCTGGAGCGCGAGCGCGGCATCACCATCCTGGCCAAGTGCACGTCGGTCCTGTGGAACGACCTGCGCATCAACATCGTGGACACCCCCGGCCACGCCGATTTCGGCGGCGAGGTCGAGCGCATTCTCTCCATGGTGGACGGCGTGGTCCTGCTCTGCGACGCCGCCGAAGGGCCGCTGCCGCAGACCAAGTTCGTTCTGGGCAAGGCGCTGAAGCTGGGCCTGCGCCCGATCGTCGTCATCAACAAGGTGGACCGTCCCGACGGCCGTCCGCACGAGGTGCATGACGAGGTGTTCGACCTCTTCGCCTCGCTCGACGCCTCGAACGAGCAGCTCGACTTCCCGACCCTGTTCGCCTCGGGCCGCAACGGCTGGGCGACCACGGACCTGGAGAACGGCGCCCGCGAGACGCTGACCCCGCTGTTCGAGCTGATCCGCGACCACGTCCCGCCGCCCAAGGTGGAAGAGGACCTGCCCTTCGCCATGCTGGCGACCACGCTGGAGGCGAACCCCTATCTGGGTCGCATCCTGACCGGCCGCATCCAGACCGGCACCGTCAAGGTCAACATGGCCATCAAGTCGCTGAGCCGCGACGGCAAGCTGATCGAGAACGCCCGCGTCAGCAAGGTCCTGGCCTTCCGCGGCCTGGAGCGCGTTCCGGTGGACGAGGCGCACGCCGGCGACATCGTCGCCCTGGCCGGCCTGACCACCACCACCGTGGCCGACACCATCTGCGCGCCGGACGTGGCCGAGCCGCTGGCCGCCCAGCCGATCGACCCGCCCACCCTGGCCATGACCTTCTCGGTCAACGACAGCCCGCTGGCCGGCCGCGAGGGCGACAAGGTCACCAGCCGCATGATCCGCGACCGCCTGATGCGCGAGGCCGAGGGCAACGTGGCGCTCCGCGTCAGCGACACCGAGGGCGGCGACGCCTTCGAGGTGGCGGGCCGCGGCGAGCTGCAGCTCGGCATCCTGATCGAGACGATGCGCCGCGAGGGCTACGAGCTGGCCATCAGCCGTCCGCGCGTGCTGTTCAAGACCGATCCGCTGAACGGCCAGCGTCTGGAGCCGATCGAGGAAGTCGTCGTCGACGTGGACGAGGAGTTCTCCGGCACCGTCGTGCAGAAGATGGCGGAGCGCAAGGCCGACCTCATCGAGATGCGTCCGTCGGGCGGCAACAAGACCCGCATCGTCTTCCACGCCCCGTCGCGCGGCCTGATCGGCTATCAGGGCGAGTTCCTGACCGACACCCGCGGCACCGGCATCATGAACCGGCTGTTCCACGGCTACGCCCCCTACAAGGGCACGATCGCCGGCCGGCGCACCGGCGTGCTGATCTCCAACGCCGACGGCACCGCGGTCGCCTACGCGTTGTGGAACCTGGAGGATCGCGGCCCGATGCTGATCGATCCGGGCGTTCCGGTCTATCAGGGCATGATCATCGGTGAGCACACCCGCGGCAACGACCTCGAGGTCAACGTCATCAAGGGCAAGCAGCTCACCAACATCCGCACCACCAGCAAGGACGAGGCGGTCCGCCTGACCCCGCCGATCCAGATGACGCTGGAGCGCGCCCTGTCCTACATCGGCGACGACGAGCTGGTGGAGGTGACTCCGAAGTCCATCCGCCTGCGCAAGCGCTACCTCGACCCGAACGAGCGCAAGCGTCACGCCCGTGCGGCGGAAGCCAGCTGA
- a CDS encoding response regulator has protein sequence MTDAPLAGRSTNSGTLTVALMEDDMVLCLCMETLFEDWGMLLVSAPTPAALLDALNGGELPDILVADYHLGRHGKAPESVRTVLADLGPDLPVIITTGDESAATKSEIRNAGWHFLPKPYDPESLRALILTVLGRAG, from the coding sequence ATGACCGACGCTCCCCTCGCCGGCAGATCCACCAACTCCGGCACACTGACGGTCGCCCTCATGGAGGACGACATGGTGCTGTGCCTGTGCATGGAAACCCTGTTCGAGGATTGGGGAATGCTGCTGGTCAGCGCCCCGACCCCCGCCGCTCTCCTGGACGCGCTGAACGGCGGGGAACTCCCCGACATCCTGGTGGCCGACTATCATCTGGGGCGGCACGGCAAGGCTCCGGAGTCGGTGCGGACGGTTCTGGCGGACCTCGGCCCCGACCTCCCGGTCATCATCACGACCGGCGACGAGTCCGCGGCCACCAAGTCGGAGATCCGCAATGCCGGCTGGCATTTCCTTCCCAAGCCCTATGATCCGGAATCGCTGCGCGCCCTGATCCTCACCGTGCTGGGTCGGGCCGGCTGA
- a CDS encoding HIT family protein — protein MTMFHLHDRLQADTAPVAELPLCRVLLMDNRVWPWLILVPAQPDLTEIHHLSREDRHRLVDEIALASRTLETRFSPDKINVGALGNLVPQLHIHVIARSRTDPAWPGPVWGSGFAERYSPEERDSLTRKIREGLGQK, from the coding sequence ATGACGATGTTCCATCTGCACGACCGTTTGCAGGCCGATACCGCCCCGGTCGCCGAGTTGCCGCTGTGCCGCGTCCTGCTGATGGACAACCGGGTGTGGCCTTGGCTGATCCTCGTCCCCGCCCAGCCGGACTTGACGGAGATCCACCACCTGTCCCGGGAGGACCGGCACCGGCTGGTGGATGAGATCGCCCTGGCCTCGCGCACGCTGGAGACCCGGTTCAGCCCCGACAAGATCAACGTCGGGGCCCTGGGCAATCTGGTGCCGCAGCTTCATATCCATGTCATTGCCCGCTCCAGGACGGATCCGGCGTGGCCGGGGCCGGTGTGGGGTTCGGGTTTCGCGGAGCGCTACAGCCCGGAGGAGCGGGACAGCCTTACCCGAAAGATCAGGGAGGGGTTGGGCCAAAAGTGA
- a CDS encoding OsmC family protein, whose product MSGREHTYGTTVTWTGNQGTGTSGYKAYSRDLEIAAPGKPPIPGSSDPAFRGDSARYNPEDMLVASLSACHMLWYLHLCAVNGVTVTAYTDEAAGTMAEESHGGGRFTDVVLRPRVTLAPGSDSAKAVALHHEAHEKCFIANSVNFPVRVEARVTVD is encoded by the coding sequence ATGTCGGGGCGCGAACACACCTATGGCACGACCGTCACCTGGACGGGCAACCAGGGGACCGGAACCTCGGGCTACAAGGCCTACAGCCGGGACCTTGAGATCGCCGCGCCCGGCAAGCCGCCCATCCCCGGCTCGTCCGACCCGGCCTTCCGCGGCGACTCCGCCCGCTACAATCCCGAAGACATGCTCGTGGCGTCGCTCTCGGCCTGCCACATGCTGTGGTACCTGCATCTGTGCGCCGTGAACGGCGTCACCGTGACCGCCTACACGGACGAGGCGGCCGGCACGATGGCGGAGGAATCCCACGGCGGCGGACGCTTCACCGACGTCGTCCTGCGCCCCCGGGTCACCCTCGCCCCTGGAAGCGATTCCGCCAAGGCCGTGGCCCTGCACCACGAAGCCCACGAGAAGTGCTTCATCGCCAATTCGGTGAATTTCCCGGTGCGGGTCGAGGCGCGTGTCACCGTTGATTGA
- a CDS encoding glycosyltransferase produces MRKSAIAALLLVILGNIGVWALWNRPVAERSWGGAISGVGYTPFHPDKSPSKGDKASAEDIEKDMKALEGSVKGVRIYSTTDGSEQTAPIARKYGIPITAGAWIAGKPEIDEPEINGLIKLARDNNNVRRVLVGNEAILRADVTVPQAIEYIKRVKKKVNVPVSTAEPWHVWLEHPELADAVDFLAVHLLPYWEGVPADQSVDYAMFRYNELKTKFPNKHILISEIGWPADGPWRRGAEASQVNQAKFIRTFLNVAAQNKLDYFIMEAFDQPWKREIEGTAGTSWGLWDAWRKPKFPMIGEVTELRNWPLLCGISIAVGFLPLVFFLWRRGGDLKFGGQVFYGAMIQGVSSVLVFTFTAASVAGLATTTEIAWGILVFCQLVLLAVMLIDGLELTEVVWQDRFKRKFQPCSAAPLPNAPKVSIHVPCYNEPPHMVMETLDALARLDYPNYEVLLLDNNTKDPAVWRPVEEYCRKLGPKFRFFHLDNWPGFKAGALNFGLAQTAPDAQHIAVIDSDYQVHPDWLKATIPHFNRPEVGFVQSPQDYRDWSHDLFQRMINWEYAGFFHIGMIQRNERNAIIQHGTMTIIRKSALEEVGRWGEWCITEDADLGLRLFEHKYEAVYMPESYGKGLVPDSFSAYKTQRFRWAYGAVQILKHHWRDLLPGGPRLTAGQKYHFITGWLPWFADAAHMIFGIAGIIWSLGLLAFPKYFEFPPSVFMIPTLSVFAFKVGASLWLYEARVKCGFWDKVGAAIAGMALTHTVGRAMWLGMFTSGRPFVRTPKCENQPALMQAFLMAREEIALLLGLWGAALAIVLVFGHENRDAFMWSGLLVVQSLPYLSAFITALINAFPNIGLGKQRPQPTETAGAGAD; encoded by the coding sequence ATGCGCAAGTCGGCGATTGCGGCTCTTCTTCTCGTGATCCTGGGCAACATCGGAGTCTGGGCGCTGTGGAACCGCCCGGTCGCCGAACGCTCCTGGGGCGGCGCCATCAGCGGCGTCGGCTACACGCCCTTCCACCCCGACAAGAGCCCGTCCAAGGGCGACAAGGCCTCGGCGGAGGACATCGAGAAGGACATGAAGGCCCTGGAGGGGTCGGTCAAGGGCGTGCGCATCTACTCCACCACCGACGGGTCGGAGCAGACGGCGCCCATCGCCCGCAAGTACGGGATTCCGATCACCGCAGGCGCCTGGATCGCCGGCAAGCCGGAGATCGACGAGCCGGAGATCAACGGCCTGATCAAGCTGGCGCGCGACAACAACAACGTCCGCCGCGTCCTGGTCGGCAACGAGGCGATCCTGCGCGCCGACGTCACCGTCCCGCAGGCCATCGAATACATCAAGCGCGTGAAGAAGAAGGTCAACGTCCCGGTCTCCACCGCGGAGCCGTGGCACGTCTGGCTGGAGCATCCGGAACTGGCCGACGCCGTGGACTTCCTGGCCGTCCACCTGCTGCCCTACTGGGAAGGCGTGCCCGCCGACCAGTCGGTCGACTACGCCATGTTCCGCTACAACGAGCTGAAGACCAAGTTTCCGAACAAGCACATCCTGATCTCGGAAATCGGCTGGCCGGCCGATGGCCCGTGGCGCCGCGGCGCCGAGGCGAGCCAGGTCAACCAGGCCAAGTTCATCCGCACCTTCCTGAACGTCGCGGCGCAGAACAAGCTCGACTACTTCATCATGGAGGCCTTCGACCAGCCCTGGAAGCGGGAGATCGAAGGCACCGCCGGCACGAGCTGGGGGCTGTGGGACGCGTGGCGCAAGCCAAAGTTCCCGATGATCGGCGAGGTGACGGAGCTGCGGAACTGGCCGCTGCTCTGCGGCATCTCCATCGCGGTGGGCTTCCTGCCGCTCGTCTTCTTCCTGTGGCGCCGCGGCGGCGACCTGAAGTTCGGCGGGCAGGTTTTCTACGGCGCGATGATCCAGGGCGTGTCGTCGGTGCTGGTCTTTACCTTCACCGCGGCCAGCGTCGCCGGCCTCGCCACCACGACCGAGATCGCCTGGGGCATCCTGGTCTTCTGCCAGCTCGTCCTGCTCGCCGTCATGCTGATCGACGGGCTCGAGCTGACCGAGGTCGTCTGGCAGGACCGCTTCAAGCGCAAGTTCCAGCCCTGCTCGGCCGCGCCCCTGCCCAACGCGCCGAAGGTCTCCATCCATGTGCCCTGCTACAACGAGCCGCCGCACATGGTCATGGAGACGCTGGACGCGCTGGCCCGGCTGGACTACCCGAACTACGAGGTCCTGCTGCTCGACAACAACACCAAGGACCCGGCGGTGTGGCGCCCGGTCGAGGAGTATTGCCGAAAGCTGGGGCCGAAGTTCCGCTTCTTCCACCTGGACAACTGGCCGGGCTTCAAGGCCGGCGCGCTGAACTTCGGCCTCGCCCAGACGGCGCCGGACGCCCAGCACATCGCCGTCATCGACAGCGACTATCAGGTCCACCCCGACTGGCTGAAGGCGACCATCCCGCATTTCAACCGGCCCGAGGTCGGCTTCGTGCAGTCCCCGCAGGACTACCGGGACTGGAGCCACGATCTGTTCCAGCGCATGATCAACTGGGAATACGCCGGCTTCTTCCACATCGGCATGATCCAGCGCAACGAGCGCAACGCGATCATCCAGCACGGCACCATGACCATCATCCGCAAGTCCGCGCTGGAGGAGGTCGGGCGCTGGGGCGAGTGGTGCATCACCGAGGACGCCGATCTCGGCCTGCGCCTGTTCGAGCACAAATACGAGGCCGTCTACATGCCGGAGAGCTACGGCAAGGGCCTCGTCCCCGACAGCTTCTCCGCCTACAAGACGCAGCGCTTCCGCTGGGCCTACGGCGCCGTGCAGATCCTCAAGCACCACTGGCGCGACCTGCTGCCGGGCGGCCCGCGCCTGACCGCCGGGCAGAAGTACCACTTCATCACCGGCTGGCTGCCCTGGTTCGCCGACGCCGCCCACATGATCTTTGGCATCGCCGGCATCATCTGGTCGCTCGGGCTGCTGGCCTTCCCGAAATATTTCGAGTTCCCGCCCAGCGTCTTCATGATCCCGACGCTCAGCGTCTTCGCCTTCAAGGTCGGCGCGTCGCTCTGGCTGTACGAGGCGCGGGTGAAGTGCGGCTTCTGGGACAAGGTTGGGGCGGCCATCGCCGGCATGGCTCTGACCCACACGGTGGGCCGCGCCATGTGGCTGGGCATGTTCACCTCCGGGCGCCCCTTCGTCCGCACGCCAAAGTGCGAGAACCAGCCGGCCCTGATGCAGGCCTTCCTGATGGCGCGGGAGGAGATCGCTCTGCTGCTGGGCCTGTGGGGCGCCGCTCTGGCCATCGTGCTGGTGTTCGGCCACGAGAACCGCGACGCCTTCATGTGGTCGGGCCTGCTGGTCGTGCAGTCGCTGCCGTACCTGTCGGCCTTCATCACCGCGCTGATCAACGCCTTCCCGAACATCGGGCTGGGCAAGCAGCGTCCGCAGCCGACCGAAACCGCCGGGGCCGGGGCGGACTGA
- a CDS encoding CsbD family protein — protein MNTDRITGAGKELKGEVKKQAGDLTGNQDLKDEGRADKAEGKLDKVVGKVKDILKGDK, from the coding sequence ATGAACACCGATCGCATCACCGGTGCCGGCAAGGAGCTGAAGGGCGAAGTCAAGAAGCAGGCCGGCGATCTGACCGGCAATCAGGATCTGAAGGACGAGGGCCGCGCCGACAAGGCCGAGGGCAAGCTGGACAAGGTCGTCGGCAAGGTGAAGGACATCCTCAAAGGCGACAAGTGA